From one Butyricimonas faecihominis genomic stretch:
- a CDS encoding FecR family protein, with translation MDDCKFRMVEMMHLYLSGVITDEEMQELQKWLDAVPENRAMFDRVCKGKDILYKYRMYKKIDHKAAYERCEKRAGIKRKSIGVWLKYAAMLLLPLGTIFVLLRNNEREQPVEVATVDILPGETKATLILADGKSVVLQHDTTRDIVVGEGVNAKNSGRGIVYSANGNEKRNLQYNVLQTPRGGEYQITLADGSMVQLNSGTQLKFPVVFDKEKREVYLTGEAFFEVQKDEKRPFYVIADGIKIRVYGTSFNVNTHDKERVQTALVEGSIGLSAEKGGPEYRMKPSQLGEYRRTDASVNVKTVDIEPYVSWKDGFFVFENQTMEQIMNTLSLWYDVDVFYTNEQLKNLHFTGHVKRYDQIDNILKAIKSAVGVTFTIKDRTICISK, from the coding sequence GTAAATTTAGAATGGTTGAAATGATGCATCTTTATTTGTCCGGGGTGATTACGGATGAAGAGATGCAGGAACTGCAAAAATGGTTGGATGCGGTTCCGGAGAACCGGGCCATGTTTGACCGGGTTTGTAAGGGAAAGGATATTTTATACAAGTATAGAATGTACAAAAAAATTGACCATAAAGCAGCTTACGAGCGTTGTGAAAAACGAGCCGGAATAAAGAGAAAGAGTATCGGAGTGTGGTTGAAATATGCGGCGATGTTATTACTTCCTTTGGGGACGATCTTCGTGCTATTAAGAAATAATGAACGCGAACAACCCGTGGAGGTTGCTACCGTGGATATTCTTCCGGGAGAAACGAAGGCAACCCTAATTTTGGCAGATGGGAAATCGGTAGTGTTACAACATGATACAACCCGTGATATAGTCGTGGGTGAGGGGGTGAATGCGAAGAATTCCGGTCGCGGGATCGTGTATTCTGCAAATGGGAATGAGAAGAGGAATTTACAATATAATGTATTACAAACACCGAGGGGTGGGGAGTACCAAATCACGTTGGCAGATGGTTCGATGGTACAATTGAATTCTGGCACTCAATTGAAATTTCCGGTGGTGTTTGATAAAGAGAAAAGAGAGGTATATTTAACGGGGGAGGCCTTTTTTGAAGTGCAGAAAGATGAAAAGCGTCCTTTTTACGTGATTGCAGACGGGATCAAAATCCGGGTGTACGGGACATCTTTTAACGTGAACACGCATGATAAAGAGCGAGTGCAGACGGCGTTGGTGGAAGGATCGATTGGATTGAGCGCTGAAAAGGGAGGGCCGGAATACCGGATGAAACCTTCACAACTGGGAGAATACAGGCGAACGGATGCATCCGTGAACGTGAAAACGGTAGATATTGAACCTTATGTTTCTTGGAAAGATGGCTTTTTCGTGTTTGAAAATCAAACCATGGAGCAGATCATGAACACGCTTTCTTTGTGGTATGACGTGGATGTTTTTTACACGAACGAGCAATTAAAGAATTTGCATTTTACGGGACACGTGAAACGTTATGATCAGATTGATAATATTTTAAAAGCAATTAAAAGTGCGGTTGGCGTCACTTTTACAATAAAAGATAGAACGATTTGTATTTCTAAATAA
- a CDS encoding TonB-dependent receptor, whose protein sequence is MKLTALFIFVFSFTLVANTSAQQERVNLNLKNVSIRTLFGEIQKQTALSFVYNMELTQHLGQVSVKAKQEAVESVLNRVLANTGLSYKFEGDIIVICESIPTQPVPSEQKKEIVIEGKVVDKDSMAIIGATVLVKGTTLGTATDLDGNFKLTVPSAESIELEFSFVGMKKQFVKVKGLSNPAPLKVVMEDEAVGVDEVVVVGYGVTATRDLTGQVASLNEEQLSKKTATNVETMLQNAAAGVVVSLASSNPNEKIRVRVRGEASLSGDNEPLYVVDGMPVSSDVMSAISPSDIQSIDVLKDASAAAIYGSRGANGVVIVTTKRGKGGKPGLSVNYSFSVDSRVNNFSALNGDEFREYVRYVAEQTLKVDADNEMANSILAEGSDELKDGNTDWAEELEQPSYRHDLNLSVRGGGDHSSYYISLGVMDYQGMIKHDSFTRYTGRINLDYDITDFLKFGTSTTLGYTDVSSAGTSLYTAIGFRPDYPVYEEDGSYFKEGTSYNPVAQNEKRSYSDNYSILSTSFLELNIWKGLKLKTSLSLNQSMSFSETYTPTFLTSDNNGYGGESTSRSFTTVFDNTLSYAGNINDIHALDAVVGISFERTKDRGFGLYVSNYPMDEILTGITNATEFESKNGSGTVYGLQSSFARINYRLLDKYLFTFTARYDGSSSFGSNNRFGFFPSGAIAWRISDESFMKNLKFLDDMKIKFSVGKTGVQNFDRGSYANKDLYSTSSYLGNPAIVHSQLGNRDIKWETTVQYDLGIDFSIFRSALSGSIAYYVKNTDDLIWTYTPPSSLAVADIPRNIGAVRNRGIEISLRANLLRGQKDWNWELGLNMAHNRNKVTKLEKDGGIATGMDVTVQGSGNQVLVEGYAMGVFLGYEYDGIIQNQETIDELNAKAVAAGKSTYNGSGLLPGHLLIRDVDNSGYIDNYDQVVIGSPEADLTGGLTSTLTWKRLSLYTHFGFQIGGKKLFNKTLQNLPNQLSGLIDYNLYNRWSVDNPDAKLPAMYIGDSSASLTDHQLHNASNLRLQELRLSYDIPRLWNGKYLKSGEIYFTASNLFVITKYPGLDPSTIGSASSNYGSNYEGWSYPSSRTFSFGVKLNF, encoded by the coding sequence ATGAAATTGACTGCACTATTTATTTTTGTGTTCTCGTTCACCCTTGTTGCTAATACAAGTGCGCAGCAAGAACGAGTAAATTTGAATTTAAAGAATGTGTCTATCCGGACCTTGTTCGGAGAGATTCAAAAACAGACGGCTTTGTCTTTCGTGTATAACATGGAACTGACACAACATTTGGGACAGGTATCTGTGAAGGCAAAACAGGAGGCCGTGGAAAGTGTTTTGAATCGGGTTTTAGCGAACACGGGGCTTTCCTACAAGTTCGAGGGAGACATTATTGTGATTTGTGAATCAATCCCGACACAGCCCGTGCCAAGCGAGCAGAAGAAAGAAATTGTCATTGAAGGGAAAGTGGTGGATAAAGATTCAATGGCAATTATCGGGGCAACCGTTTTGGTGAAGGGTACAACCTTGGGAACAGCAACGGATTTGGACGGTAATTTTAAATTGACCGTGCCGAGTGCCGAGAGCATCGAACTGGAATTTTCATTCGTGGGAATGAAAAAACAATTTGTGAAAGTGAAAGGTTTGTCGAATCCTGCCCCGCTGAAAGTGGTCATGGAGGACGAGGCTGTCGGTGTAGACGAAGTTGTGGTTGTTGGATATGGTGTTACTGCAACAAGAGATTTGACCGGACAGGTGGCCTCTTTGAACGAGGAACAATTAAGTAAGAAAACCGCAACCAATGTGGAGACCATGTTGCAGAATGCGGCAGCCGGGGTTGTTGTTTCTCTGGCATCATCCAATCCGAATGAGAAAATCCGAGTACGGGTTCGTGGAGAAGCTTCGTTGAGTGGTGATAATGAACCGTTATACGTGGTGGATGGAATGCCCGTATCTTCAGATGTGATGAGTGCAATTTCTCCTTCAGACATTCAGTCCATAGATGTTTTGAAAGATGCTTCAGCAGCAGCTATTTATGGGTCTAGGGGGGCTAATGGTGTGGTTATCGTAACCACGAAACGAGGAAAAGGGGGAAAACCGGGTCTAAGTGTAAATTACTCTTTTAGCGTGGATTCTCGGGTGAATAATTTTTCAGCTCTGAATGGGGATGAATTTCGTGAGTATGTGCGTTATGTTGCCGAACAAACGTTAAAAGTTGATGCTGATAATGAAATGGCTAATTCAATACTTGCTGAGGGAAGTGATGAATTGAAAGATGGTAACACGGATTGGGCTGAAGAGTTGGAGCAACCTTCTTATCGCCATGATTTAAATCTATCTGTACGCGGGGGAGGAGATCACTCTAGTTACTATATTTCTTTGGGAGTTATGGATTATCAAGGTATGATTAAACATGATAGTTTTACCCGTTATACTGGTCGAATCAATCTAGATTATGATATCACAGATTTTTTGAAATTCGGGACTTCTACAACCTTAGGGTATACGGATGTGAGTTCTGCAGGAACTTCCCTTTACACGGCAATCGGTTTCCGGCCTGATTATCCCGTTTACGAAGAAGATGGTTCTTATTTTAAGGAAGGGACTTCTTATAATCCGGTAGCACAAAATGAGAAACGGAGTTATAGCGATAATTATAGTATTCTTTCTACTTCTTTTTTGGAGTTGAATATTTGGAAAGGGCTAAAGTTGAAAACTTCCTTGTCTTTGAATCAAAGTATGTCTTTTTCCGAGACGTATACACCAACTTTTTTGACTTCCGATAATAATGGATACGGGGGTGAAAGTACCAGTCGTTCGTTTACCACGGTATTTGATAATACTTTGTCTTATGCCGGAAACATTAATGATATTCATGCATTGGACGCTGTGGTTGGTATCTCGTTTGAGCGTACCAAAGACCGGGGATTCGGTTTGTACGTGAGCAATTACCCGATGGATGAGATATTGACAGGAATTACCAATGCGACAGAATTTGAAAGTAAGAATGGTAGCGGTACTGTTTATGGCTTGCAGTCTTCTTTTGCTCGTATTAATTATCGGTTGCTGGATAAATATCTATTTACTTTCACGGCTCGTTACGATGGGTCATCTTCTTTCGGTTCTAATAATCGTTTTGGTTTTTTCCCATCTGGGGCTATCGCTTGGAGAATAAGTGATGAGAGTTTTATGAAGAATTTAAAGTTCTTGGACGATATGAAAATAAAGTTTAGTGTGGGAAAAACCGGAGTACAGAATTTTGATCGAGGTAGTTATGCAAACAAAGATCTTTATTCTACAAGTAGCTATCTAGGTAATCCTGCTATCGTGCATAGTCAATTGGGAAATCGTGATATTAAGTGGGAAACCACTGTACAATATGACTTGGGAATTGATTTCTCTATATTTCGTTCAGCCTTGAGTGGTAGTATTGCTTACTACGTGAAAAATACTGATGACTTGATTTGGACTTATACTCCTCCTTCAAGTTTGGCTGTTGCTGATATACCGAGAAATATCGGTGCGGTGAGAAACCGAGGTATTGAAATTTCTCTTCGGGCGAACTTGTTGCGCGGACAGAAAGATTGGAATTGGGAGTTGGGATTAAATATGGCCCATAATCGAAATAAAGTGACTAAGTTGGAGAAAGATGGTGGTATTGCAACCGGAATGGATGTAACTGTACAGGGGTCTGGAAATCAAGTCCTCGTGGAGGGATATGCTATGGGAGTTTTCTTAGGTTATGAATACGATGGAATAATTCAAAATCAAGAAACCATTGACGAATTAAATGCGAAAGCGGTTGCTGCGGGAAAATCAACCTACAATGGTTCCGGGCTACTTCCAGGTCATCTATTGATTCGTGACGTGGATAATAGTGGATATATTGACAATTATGACCAAGTTGTGATAGGTTCACCGGAAGCCGATCTAACGGGAGGACTTACTTCTACACTTACCTGGAAAAGGTTAAGTCTTTACACGCATTTTGGTTTTCAGATCGGGGGTAAAAAGTTATTTAATAAGACATTGCAGAATCTTCCAAATCAATTGAGTGGCTTGATTGATTACAATTTGTACAATCGCTGGAGTGTAGATAATCCTGATGCCAAATTGCCAGCTATGTATATTGGTGATTCAAGTGCATCGTTGACAGATCATCAATTGCATAATGCATCGAATCTCCGTTTACAGGAATTGCGTCTCTCTTACGACATTCCACGTTTATGGAACGGGAAATACTTGAAATCAGGGGAAATCTATTTCACCGCAAGTAACCTTTTCGTGATTACTAAATATCCCGGTTTAGACCCGAGTACGATCGGTTCGGCTAGTTCCAATTACGGGTCGAATTACGAGGGATGGAGTTATCCATCCTCACGCACATTCTCTTTTGGGGTAAAACTGAACTTCTAA
- a CDS encoding RagB/SusD family nutrient uptake outer membrane protein — protein sequence MKKILIVFAIIVGFANCQLVDVLEQDPMYELDLEGAITTPEMAELALNGVYSYLPSKSLEYLFTTLSGSFMSGAMLRGSFITSGNAIYYSERNLPILSYSSFGDGEWDADYNIIKNVNYLLTALEGINDSDFEEGRKDEIIGECHFLSALAYFRVLRQFGEYWDMSSTYGVLIRDELPSVSNAVKARATVAESYEEIFGHLEIAINQAPEYTTSSLASVQAAKALKAVVLFYQGEYAEAATAADEAITSVNPLDASFSNVFTNTETSTEVIFCRDFGSDELSYITYYPEQAFNSGLWGATESYMNIIEGDPRKDMVITNKDITYKEENQNVNVVSKMYRSGDAVPVIFLRTAELYLIKAESLARSNAAIADAWAPVKELRERAGSSDITTPSTHEELLDEIFKEWWIEMAFENWHEWFAVQRFDRLLEMNASIAEDLEEQEAISESAAETYLTQLKWKKIYNIPTSETSANTACEKNPGY from the coding sequence ATGAAAAAGATATTGATAGTATTTGCTATAATTGTAGGATTTGCTAATTGTCAACTGGTTGACGTACTTGAGCAAGATCCAATGTACGAGTTAGATTTGGAAGGGGCGATCACTACCCCAGAAATGGCTGAACTTGCTCTAAATGGAGTGTATTCTTACTTACCTAGTAAGAGTTTGGAATATTTGTTCACAACGTTGAGTGGTAGTTTTATGTCGGGAGCCATGTTACGGGGGAGTTTTATTACTTCCGGTAATGCTATTTATTATTCAGAGCGTAACTTGCCAATACTTTCTTATAGTTCCTTTGGAGACGGGGAGTGGGATGCTGATTATAATATTATCAAAAATGTTAATTATCTTTTGACTGCTTTAGAAGGAATTAATGATAGTGATTTTGAGGAAGGACGGAAAGATGAAATTATCGGAGAGTGTCATTTCCTTTCTGCTTTGGCTTATTTTAGAGTATTGCGTCAGTTTGGAGAATACTGGGATATGTCAAGTACATATGGAGTACTAATCCGTGACGAATTACCTTCCGTGTCGAATGCCGTGAAGGCACGTGCTACTGTGGCTGAAAGTTATGAGGAGATTTTTGGGCATTTGGAGATAGCTATTAATCAGGCACCGGAATACACGACTTCTTCTTTGGCTTCTGTACAGGCGGCCAAAGCGTTGAAAGCGGTTGTTTTATTTTATCAAGGCGAATATGCTGAAGCTGCAACGGCGGCTGATGAAGCGATTACTTCTGTAAACCCACTTGATGCAAGTTTTTCAAATGTTTTTACGAATACGGAAACTTCTACTGAGGTGATTTTCTGTCGGGATTTTGGTTCAGACGAGTTATCTTACATAACTTATTATCCAGAGCAAGCTTTTAATTCCGGGCTTTGGGGAGCAACAGAATCTTACATGAATATAATTGAAGGTGATCCGCGTAAAGATATGGTTATCACGAATAAGGATATCACCTACAAAGAAGAAAACCAGAACGTGAATGTGGTAAGCAAAATGTATCGTTCCGGAGATGCCGTTCCTGTGATCTTTTTGCGTACTGCTGAGTTGTATTTAATCAAGGCTGAGTCATTGGCAAGGAGTAATGCAGCCATTGCTGATGCTTGGGCTCCGGTGAAAGAGTTACGTGAACGAGCTGGAAGTTCAGATATTACTACGCCATCTACACATGAAGAATTACTGGATGAGATTTTCAAAGAGTGGTGGATTGAGATGGCTTTTGAGAATTGGCATGAATGGTTTGCCGTGCAACGTTTCGACCGTTTATTGGAAATGAATGCTTCTATTGCTGAGGATCTAGAAGAACAAGAAGCAATAAGTGAGAGTGCAGCCGAAACTTATTTGACTCAATTAAAATGGAAGAAAATATACAATATTCCTACATCGGAGACGAGTGCAAATACTGCTTGCGAAAAGAACCCAGGATATTAA
- a CDS encoding thioredoxin family protein, translated as MKRLILILFVVSIVNSFAQTKLDYGIQFYHGTWKEACDKAKAENKLIFVDFYTQWCGPCLNMAENVFILPFIGDFYNTNFVNMKIDAENGEGVELAKRYGVNSYPTYVFVDPKNGDVVHQSKSRQEAEQFLATGKSALVPELRSGYLIEEFAKGRDDREFLKNYIHYNASIYERENVQKAFDMLIKKEAKLTDSDVWDIFKANIRGTDNPYFQELVKNYDVFVKALGKEVVDNKLYMETRNISLEELNRLPEFKGKSLNKYLVQINALVRDKKYDETDALIRATMADTSINQQDFIEQLRFIVRGSYWSPETPVEWLGRCVSYLQYIAYNSDDRQDPYIHQEYAALLERLIRLTPGAEKVFPKSIMEKPEFGAKEYSMRPKNLAQKPMRKKK; from the coding sequence ATGAAACGATTGATTTTGATATTGTTTGTTGTCTCGATTGTCAATTCGTTTGCACAGACGAAGTTGGATTATGGTATTCAGTTTTATCATGGAACTTGGAAAGAAGCGTGTGATAAGGCTAAAGCTGAGAATAAATTGATATTCGTGGATTTTTACACCCAATGGTGTGGTCCCTGTTTAAATATGGCGGAGAATGTATTCATTCTCCCCTTTATTGGTGATTTTTATAACACGAATTTCGTGAATATGAAAATTGATGCCGAGAATGGGGAAGGGGTGGAGCTTGCCAAGCGTTATGGCGTGAATTCTTACCCAACCTACGTGTTTGTGGATCCCAAGAACGGTGATGTGGTACATCAGAGTAAATCTCGTCAGGAGGCCGAGCAGTTTCTTGCCACGGGAAAAAGTGCATTAGTACCGGAATTGCGTTCCGGTTATCTAATTGAAGAATTTGCTAAAGGGCGTGACGACCGGGAGTTCTTGAAGAATTATATTCATTATAATGCCTCGATTTATGAACGAGAGAATGTGCAGAAGGCTTTTGATATGTTGATTAAAAAGGAGGCAAAATTAACGGATTCGGATGTCTGGGATATATTTAAAGCTAATATAAGAGGTACAGATAATCCTTATTTTCAAGAATTAGTGAAAAATTATGATGTTTTCGTGAAAGCTTTGGGAAAAGAGGTTGTGGATAATAAGCTGTATATGGAGACTCGTAATATTTCTTTGGAAGAATTAAATAGGTTACCGGAATTTAAGGGGAAATCCTTGAACAAGTATCTGGTACAAATTAATGCCTTGGTTCGAGATAAAAAATATGATGAAACCGATGCGTTGATCCGTGCCACGATGGCTGATACGTCTATCAATCAGCAGGATTTTATAGAACAACTTCGTTTTATTGTGCGTGGTAGTTACTGGTCCCCGGAGACTCCGGTAGAATGGTTGGGCAGGTGCGTCTCTTATCTACAATATATTGCTTATAACAGTGACGACCGTCAAGATCCGTATATTCATCAGGAGTATGCCGCTTTATTGGAACGTTTGATTCGTTTGACTCCGGGTGCGGAGAAGGTTTTCCCGAAATCAATCATGGAGAAACCGGAATTCGGTGCAAAAGAATATAGTATGCGTCCTAAGAATCTGGCACAAAAGCCAATGCGAAAGAAGAAATAG
- a CDS encoding OmpP1/FadL family transporter: protein MKIAYILTLMLFFSLFASAQNEEDAIRFSRISPFGTARSAAMGGAFGALGGDLSTLSTNPGGIGVFRKSEASFTSMLDFAHAKTGKFDYEKNMYLLGDLGFVLSFTPMSDKWKNINIGFNYTNLNNFNRNIYQGNFISKGSSMIDVWKAEADGKPVSDLNPFTTRLAYDAYLLNLPEGSTNNIYDIPINNTHSVEELKYTKERGYQAEYAISAGANYDDKFYFGATLGIQSLHFKSYSYYTEWVVGDEIDSKLKGFTFDQDFTTSGTGVNFKFGMIYRPIPAIRIGAAIHTPTYYNLDAYAINWVSSEFVELPFEGADPGNDLTYGMYQETDYSYKLKTPWRVIGSLATVLGQRAIISADYEYIDYTSAKFTNSGSGNEYVATNDAIKTIYKGTHNFRAGAEYRFNSVFCLRGGYAYSASPYTKGEMNEKNDIQTITGGLGLNFGVFYADLAYLHKNSKLNGLFYYYETSKGEVIESPEFQTKFKDNEFRLTLGIRF, encoded by the coding sequence ATGAAGATCGCATATATACTAACACTAATGCTCTTTTTCTCTCTTTTTGCCTCTGCACAAAATGAAGAAGATGCAATTAGATTCTCTCGAATCTCTCCTTTCGGAACAGCTAGATCAGCAGCAATGGGTGGTGCATTTGGTGCTTTAGGAGGTGATTTATCCACCCTAAGTACAAATCCGGGAGGAATTGGTGTATTTAGAAAATCAGAGGCTAGTTTCACATCCATGCTTGACTTTGCTCATGCAAAAACAGGAAAGTTTGACTATGAAAAAAATATGTATTTATTGGGAGATTTAGGTTTCGTTCTGTCATTTACACCCATGAGTGACAAATGGAAAAACATTAATATCGGATTCAATTATACTAATCTCAATAATTTCAACAGGAACATTTATCAAGGTAATTTTATATCGAAAGGTTCTTCTATGATTGATGTATGGAAAGCAGAGGCTGATGGAAAGCCTGTAAGCGATTTAAATCCATTTACCACAAGACTAGCTTATGATGCTTACCTTCTTAATTTACCAGAAGGAAGTACGAATAACATATATGATATTCCAATCAATAACACCCATTCTGTAGAAGAGTTAAAATACACGAAAGAAAGGGGGTATCAAGCTGAATATGCCATCTCTGCGGGAGCTAATTATGACGACAAATTTTATTTTGGTGCCACGTTAGGAATTCAGTCTCTTCATTTCAAATCTTATTCATATTACACTGAATGGGTTGTAGGAGATGAAATTGACAGCAAATTAAAGGGTTTCACTTTCGATCAAGATTTTACCACTAGTGGTACTGGAGTTAACTTTAAATTTGGAATGATTTATCGTCCTATACCAGCAATACGTATCGGGGCAGCTATCCACACTCCAACATATTATAATTTAGATGCTTATGCGATAAATTGGGTTTCATCAGAATTTGTAGAACTTCCGTTTGAAGGAGCTGATCCCGGAAATGATCTAACTTATGGAATGTATCAAGAAACCGATTATTCCTACAAATTAAAAACCCCATGGAGAGTAATAGGAAGTCTTGCAACAGTCCTCGGACAAAGAGCTATTATTAGTGCTGATTACGAATACATTGATTACACTTCGGCTAAATTTACAAATAGTGGCTCAGGTAACGAGTATGTCGCAACTAATGATGCCATAAAGACTATTTATAAAGGTACCCATAATTTCCGTGCCGGAGCAGAATATCGATTTAATAGCGTATTCTGTCTACGAGGTGGTTATGCTTATTCTGCCTCACCCTACACGAAAGGAGAAATGAATGAAAAGAATGACATTCAAACAATCACGGGGGGGTTAGGATTAAATTTTGGAGTATTCTACGCAGACCTTGCCTATCTTCACAAGAATTCCAAATTAAACGGTCTATTCTATTACTACGAAACCTCAAAAGGGGAAGTAATTGAATCACCCGAATTTCAAACGAAATTCAAAGATAACGAATTCAGGCTAACATTAGGAATTAGATTTTAA
- the proS gene encoding proline--tRNA ligase, translating into MAKFLTSREENYSQWYNDLVVKAGLAENSAVRGCMVIKPYGYAIWEKMQQQLDKMFKETGHSNAYFPLLIPKSFFSKEADHVEGFAKECAVVTHYRLKNDPNGGGVVVDPAAKLEEEYIIRPTSETIIWNTYKNWIQSYRDLPILCNQWANVMRWEMRTRMFLRTAEFLWQEGHTAHATREEAVEEAQKMIRVYAEFAEKWMAMPVIMGHKSETERFAGALDTLTIEAMMQDGKALQSGTSHFLGQNFAKAFDVQFATKEGKQEYVWATSWGVSTRLMGALIMSHSDDNGLVLPPKLAPLQVAIVPIYKSLEGLEKIRQTVSGLMDKLKAAGISVKFDDRDTQKPGWKFADYELKGVPVRLAMGERDLENGTIEVARRDTLTKETLPLEGVEQHIETLLEEIQENIYKLALERRSKLITKVDSYEEFKTLLDTKGGFFLCHWDGTPETEELIKNETKATIRCIPFDAPDEEGKCMVTGKPSHKRVLIARAY; encoded by the coding sequence ATGGCTAAGTTTTTAACTTCAAGAGAAGAAAATTATTCGCAATGGTACAATGATCTGGTCGTAAAGGCCGGATTGGCCGAGAATTCAGCTGTAAGAGGATGTATGGTGATTAAACCTTACGGTTATGCCATATGGGAAAAAATGCAACAGCAATTGGACAAGATGTTCAAGGAAACAGGACATAGTAATGCTTATTTTCCGTTGTTAATTCCCAAATCATTCTTTTCAAAAGAAGCTGATCACGTGGAGGGTTTCGCGAAAGAATGTGCGGTTGTAACTCATTATCGATTAAAAAATGATCCGAATGGAGGTGGGGTAGTTGTGGATCCTGCTGCCAAATTGGAAGAGGAATACATCATTCGTCCGACTTCTGAAACGATTATTTGGAATACTTATAAAAATTGGATTCAGTCTTATCGTGATCTTCCAATTCTTTGTAATCAATGGGCTAACGTGATGCGTTGGGAGATGCGTACGCGTATGTTCCTGCGTACTGCTGAATTCTTATGGCAAGAAGGGCACACTGCTCACGCGACGAGAGAGGAAGCGGTTGAGGAAGCTCAGAAAATGATTCGTGTATATGCTGAGTTTGCCGAAAAATGGATGGCTATGCCGGTGATTATGGGGCATAAGAGTGAAACGGAACGTTTTGCCGGGGCATTGGATACCTTGACTATCGAGGCGATGATGCAGGACGGGAAAGCCCTTCAGTCTGGAACCTCTCATTTCTTAGGTCAGAATTTTGCGAAGGCTTTTGATGTACAATTTGCCACGAAAGAGGGAAAACAGGAATATGTATGGGCAACTTCATGGGGAGTTTCTACCCGTTTGATGGGAGCGCTGATCATGTCACATTCCGATGATAACGGTTTGGTTTTACCCCCGAAATTAGCTCCACTTCAAGTGGCTATCGTGCCTATCTATAAAAGTTTGGAAGGATTGGAAAAAATCCGTCAAACGGTTAGTGGTCTGATGGATAAATTGAAAGCCGCGGGAATCAGCGTGAAATTTGATGATCGTGACACGCAAAAGCCGGGTTGGAAATTTGCCGATTACGAGTTAAAGGGAGTTCCTGTACGTCTGGCTATGGGAGAGCGTGATCTTGAAAACGGTACGATCGAGGTGGCTCGTCGTGATACTTTGACCAAGGAGACATTGCCATTGGAAGGTGTGGAACAGCATATCGAGACTTTATTGGAAGAGATTCAGGAAAATATATACAAACTGGCTTTGGAACGTCGTTCTAAATTGATCACGAAAGTGGATTCTTACGAGGAGTTCAAGACCTTGTTGGATACGAAAGGTGGATTCTTCCTGTGTCATTGGGACGGGACCCCGGAAACGGAAGAACTCATCAAGAACGAGACGAAAGCAACCATCCGCTGTATTCCATTCGATGCTCCCGACGAAGAGGGTAAATGTATGGTAACAGGTAAACCTTCTCATAAGAGGGTGTTGATTGCGAGAGCCTACTAA